The Lutra lutra chromosome 15, mLutLut1.2, whole genome shotgun sequence genome includes a region encoding these proteins:
- the CD48 gene encoding CD48 antigen isoform X2: protein MGPSCFLSPGSTHELLSIKKISHSEHWVTAISGTNVSLQISNLPAKYKQLTWFYTTSQKILEWESNQTILFNSKFKGRVSLGQSHDLCIHNVQKEDSNTYILRVLTESGTEKEWHIPLEVYDPVPKPEIEIQKTQEVNNRCHLQLSCRIPNQLVNYTWYRDSGPFSTGLQNSVLEIVVEPNNYSTFYTCQVSNPVSSKSDTVYFTSPCKLGRSSAVAWTVTWLIIMVPIVPGLLWT, encoded by the exons ATGGGGCCTTCCTGTTTTCTGTCGCCAGGCTCCACCCATGAGTTGCTGAGCATCAAAAAGATCA GTCATTCAGAACATTGGGTAACTGCCATCTCTGGCACCAACGTGAGTCTGCAAATCTCCAATTTGCCTGCTAAGTACAAACAACTCACCTGGTTTTACACCACCAGTCAGAAGATTCTAGAATGGGAGTCCAACCAGACTATTCTCTTCAACTCTAAGTTTAAGGGCAGGGTCAGTCTTGGTCAAAGCCATGATCTGTGCATCCATAATGTCCAGAAAGAGGACAGCAACACCTATATCCTCAGGGTGTTGACGGAGTCTGGGACAGAGAAGGAGTGGCATATCCCACTGGAGGTATACG ATCCTGTACCTAAACCTGAGATAGAAATCCAGAAGACACAGGAAGTGAACAATAGATGTCACCTGCAGCTCTCATGCAGGATCCCGAACCAGCTCGTAAACTATACCTGGTATAGGGACTCAGGGCCCTTTTCAACAGGGCTTCAGAATTCTGTGCTTGAAATCGTCGTTGAGCCAAATAACTACTCCACGTTTTACACCTGCCAAGTCAGCAATCCCGTGAGCAGCAAGAGTGACACTGTCTATTTCACCTCACCTTGTAAACTGG GCAGATCCTCTGCAGTAGCTTGGACTGTGACATGGCTAATTATCATGGTACCCATTGTTCCTGGCCTCCTCTGGACCTGA
- the CD48 gene encoding CD48 antigen isoform X3, with protein MCSQRLKPCLALELLLLFHLVLPTSTQGHSEHWVTAISGTNVSLQISNLPAKYKQLTWFYTTSQKILEWESNQTILFNSKFKGRVSLGQSHDLCIHNVQKEDSNTYILRVLTESGTEKEWHIPLEVYDPVPKPEIEIQKTQEVNNRCHLQLSCRIPNQLVNYTWYRDSGPFSTGLQNSVLEIVVEPNNYSTFYTCQVSNPVSSKSDTVYFTSPCKLGTMEPGHSSSFFPPDLPCLF; from the exons ATGTGCTCCCAAAGGTTGAAGCCGTGTCTGGCTCTGGAACTTCTACTGCTGTTTCATTTGGTCTTGCCAACCAGCACTCAAG GTCATTCAGAACATTGGGTAACTGCCATCTCTGGCACCAACGTGAGTCTGCAAATCTCCAATTTGCCTGCTAAGTACAAACAACTCACCTGGTTTTACACCACCAGTCAGAAGATTCTAGAATGGGAGTCCAACCAGACTATTCTCTTCAACTCTAAGTTTAAGGGCAGGGTCAGTCTTGGTCAAAGCCATGATCTGTGCATCCATAATGTCCAGAAAGAGGACAGCAACACCTATATCCTCAGGGTGTTGACGGAGTCTGGGACAGAGAAGGAGTGGCATATCCCACTGGAGGTATACG ATCCTGTACCTAAACCTGAGATAGAAATCCAGAAGACACAGGAAGTGAACAATAGATGTCACCTGCAGCTCTCATGCAGGATCCCGAACCAGCTCGTAAACTATACCTGGTATAGGGACTCAGGGCCCTTTTCAACAGGGCTTCAGAATTCTGTGCTTGAAATCGTCGTTGAGCCAAATAACTACTCCACGTTTTACACCTGCCAAGTCAGCAATCCCGTGAGCAGCAAGAGTGACACTGTCTATTTCACCTCACCTTGTAAACTGG GGACAATGGAACCTGGAcattcttcttcattcttcccaCCTGACTTGCCATGCCTCTTCTAG
- the CD48 gene encoding CD48 antigen isoform X1 gives MCSQRLKPCLALELLLLFHLVLPTSTQGHSEHWVTAISGTNVSLQISNLPAKYKQLTWFYTTSQKILEWESNQTILFNSKFKGRVSLGQSHDLCIHNVQKEDSNTYILRVLTESGTEKEWHIPLEVYDPVPKPEIEIQKTQEVNNRCHLQLSCRIPNQLVNYTWYRDSGPFSTGLQNSVLEIVVEPNNYSTFYTCQVSNPVSSKSDTVYFTSPCKLGRSSAVAWTVTWLIIMVPIVPGLLWT, from the exons ATGTGCTCCCAAAGGTTGAAGCCGTGTCTGGCTCTGGAACTTCTACTGCTGTTTCATTTGGTCTTGCCAACCAGCACTCAAG GTCATTCAGAACATTGGGTAACTGCCATCTCTGGCACCAACGTGAGTCTGCAAATCTCCAATTTGCCTGCTAAGTACAAACAACTCACCTGGTTTTACACCACCAGTCAGAAGATTCTAGAATGGGAGTCCAACCAGACTATTCTCTTCAACTCTAAGTTTAAGGGCAGGGTCAGTCTTGGTCAAAGCCATGATCTGTGCATCCATAATGTCCAGAAAGAGGACAGCAACACCTATATCCTCAGGGTGTTGACGGAGTCTGGGACAGAGAAGGAGTGGCATATCCCACTGGAGGTATACG ATCCTGTACCTAAACCTGAGATAGAAATCCAGAAGACACAGGAAGTGAACAATAGATGTCACCTGCAGCTCTCATGCAGGATCCCGAACCAGCTCGTAAACTATACCTGGTATAGGGACTCAGGGCCCTTTTCAACAGGGCTTCAGAATTCTGTGCTTGAAATCGTCGTTGAGCCAAATAACTACTCCACGTTTTACACCTGCCAAGTCAGCAATCCCGTGAGCAGCAAGAGTGACACTGTCTATTTCACCTCACCTTGTAAACTGG GCAGATCCTCTGCAGTAGCTTGGACTGTGACATGGCTAATTATCATGGTACCCATTGTTCCTGGCCTCCTCTGGACCTGA